The genomic region TGGTGGAACTGCCGGCCACATTGAGCCGGCTCTTGCTGTCGCGGAGGTGCTGCGCGACAATCACGGCGCTGTAGTCTCGGCGCTTGGTACGGAAAAGGGCCTGGAGACGTCTATTGTCCCTGCCCGTGATTTTCCCCTCCGCTTGGTGGACCCTGTTCCGATTCCGCGCAAGCAGCCCCTCAAGCTGCTCGGTGTGCCGGGCAAGCTGTTGAAATCGGTCAACCAGACCCGTGCAGTCCTGAAGGAGACTCAGGCTCACGCCGTTTTGGGCACAGGTGGCTACGTTGCCGCTTCGGCTTACCTGGCCGCGAAAAGCCTGGGCATTCCGTTCTTCGTCCTGGAGACCAACGCTCTGACAGGCATGGCGAACAAGCTGGGCACTCGTCTCGGCGGCACGGGCATTAACGCCGTGCCGAACTCAGGCATGCCAGGTGATGTCCTGGGCATTCCCGTGCGTCCTGGTGTCGGCCAAGATCCGGATGGTGTGAAAGCCGAGCGCGGATACAAGATGTGGAACCTGGATCCAGCCCGCGAGACCATCCTGGTCACCGGAGGCTCGCAAGGTGCCCAGAGCATCAACCAGGCTCTCGCTGGCGCGGTGGGCAGGCTGACAGCGTCCGGCTACCAAGTCCTTCATGCGTATGGCAGGAAGAACGACGCGCCGCAGCCGCACGAGCACTACACGGCCGTCCCGTACATCGACGACATGGAAGCAGCGTACGCAGTCGCAGACGTGGTCATTTGCCGCTCTGGTGCGATGACTGTCGCCGAGAACTCCGCAGCCGGAGTACCGGCGATATATATCCCCCTGCCACACGGAAATGGTGAGCAGGGATTGAACTCTGCCCACCTCGTCGAGGCAGGTGCAGCAAAGCGTATCGACGACGCTGATCTGACCGCCGACGCGCTTGTCGGCGCCGTCGTGGAGATTCTCGGCGATGCCGGGGCGAAAGAACAGATGCGCGCCATTCTTCAGGGGTCCGGCGCCGGTAATGCCGCCGAAGAAATTGCCCGTCGGATTGTCGCAGCT from Corynebacterium genitalium ATCC 33030 harbors:
- a CDS encoding UDP-N-acetylglucosamine--N-acetylmuramyl-(pentapeptide) pyrophosphoryl-undecaprenol N-acetylglucosamine transferase, encoding MNDNDAPVNIVVAGGGTAGHIEPALAVAEVLRDNHGAVVSALGTEKGLETSIVPARDFPLRLVDPVPIPRKQPLKLLGVPGKLLKSVNQTRAVLKETQAHAVLGTGGYVAASAYLAAKSLGIPFFVLETNALTGMANKLGTRLGGTGINAVPNSGMPGDVLGIPVRPGVGQDPDGVKAERGYKMWNLDPARETILVTGGSQGAQSINQALAGAVGRLTASGYQVLHAYGRKNDAPQPHEHYTAVPYIDDMEAAYAVADVVICRSGAMTVAENSAAGVPAIYIPLPHGNGEQGLNSAHLVEAGAAKRIDDADLTADALVGAVVEILGDAGAKEQMRAILQGSGAGNAAEEIARRIVAAAGRKS